Genomic DNA from Schistocerca serialis cubense isolate TAMUIC-IGC-003099 chromosome 5, iqSchSeri2.2, whole genome shotgun sequence:
tacatgaaaaaagtgacactcgatatttgagttaactgaaagatgaaagattagggtttcatGCCCTGCCGATCCTTGTCCCCAAACGGGGACAGCCTGCAAACAGAATTCTACCAACCAGcttggactgaaaacataacacacaagaatcgtgcccgtgagtgtagatgacactcggaatatcacgcaacacggatacccgaggatgatgtctgtcagagcagattgcagatgaagcacgaaggcagagggaacaaattacagacctgctccatctgacggtcagtctcaagtagcactttgtgaaagcaacaactaatgtcaccgaaatatgcgaggaagacaatgatgtccgactgtgcaaaggacaactcgggaatttcagcaaacttctggaaaaacctgaagaattaaattgacagaaacctgttctggattggtaacttacaaaataaaacattttcaatctctggacaagtcacacacaagaaagataataggcctttaaaaaagatgataccatacagtgtaaagctgaaacatgtaaattagtctgGCCAATATGCTCTACACCTCAGCAAAAGTGTCAATGAGGTGGTGCACCttttaggaactgttaaaaaagtgtcattttacatcaatgaacacagcaatgacaacctgatcctaggagaaaagagctgatacacactatttatttaagaatgaacacTTCACCTCAACTTTCACAGCATGGGACCATCAAAAATTGAGAcaatagagcaacacagaggacactaccacacagctgggggagggcacagagagagagagagatttggaattcggtacagttacgttgcaaatttcaaactcacagttattcatctaacagatgtgctttttaaaggtacggttcaagaaatgctgcacatgcaatgcccggGATTGTAGCGACGCGACTGTACCttgggaggagagtgacaaaaatactgacagtgacaaaacaatgaatgttagtgaagttaagagtgtcttacatgaaaactgcaactgaaagctttgtttttgtgtgtaatttatctacagtgtactacaaaaaaactggttaagggtaaatcacattttgaaaagcttttgtaaatgggcaacttgacaaattatttttaattaagtttctctctttttcgaaattaaaggtgAAACTCATATTCAGGCCAATtcgatgtgtatataatttatgataactatgaacagactttgaaatttgcccacatcacaccaggtatacttaacttatttcactgccccacacagatgctcatgtccggtggaagtctcctctagttcccccacttttggccagaagcattatttcagatatcacaatgtcatgactcacagctttgcacatatcgtacactgttaaggcagacaccgatacagcagtgagagcttccatctccacacccgtctgccctctacactttgccgtgccagttacaatcacacagttgagagcagagtccagttcaatgtccacagccacagaggataaagatatgttatgacacagagggataaggctggacgtctgcttggaccccacaattcccgccaggcgagcaacgctaagtacgtcacctttcttcaggccattttctcgtacgagtttcatcagttcgggtcccacaaaaacctttgc
This window encodes:
- the LOC126480970 gene encoding cyclic pyranopterin monophosphate synthase-like, whose product is MSQLLSHNLSVVTESRKQFLLLPCTPSIMCNTGLLTRQTHRAQPSVFSCRFCSLGAQSGSLTHVDRTGRAKMVDVGSKLVTERTAAARAKVFVGPELMKLVRENGLKKGDVLSVARLAGIVGSKQTSSLIPLCHNISLSSVAVDIELDSALNCVIVTGTAKCRGQTGVEMEALTAVSVSALTVYDMCKAVSHDIVISEIMLLAKSGGTRGDFHRT